The Methanofervidicoccus sp. A16 genome has a segment encoding these proteins:
- the argC gene encoding N-acetyl-gamma-glutamyl-phosphate reductase → MIKVSIIGGSGYTGGELLRILSNHPKVEIEYITSRKLDGVPVTKVHKNLKGIEPLEDLTFKNISPEDIDSDVVFCATPHGVSMEIVPVLYEKDVRIIDLSGDYRFEDIEVYERWYGIKHRGKLDAVYGLPELHRESIKRGKLVANPGCFPTGAILLLAPLIKEDVVEERIVIDSKTGVSGAGITPTDTTHFPNVNENVMPYKVTSHRHTPEIEKELKKLSERDIRVFFTPHLVPITRGILTTAHVFLREEMDKEVLMEIYRKFYRGEPFIRILEEGMPSLTGVRGSNFCDIALEVDRDRRVVLISAIDNLVKGASGQGVQNMNIIMGFDEREGLWFGGLAP, encoded by the coding sequence TTGATAAAGGTATCTATTATAGGAGGATCTGGATACACAGGAGGGGAACTTTTGAGGATCCTCTCTAACCATCCAAAGGTAGAGATAGAATATATTACCTCCAGGAAGTTGGATGGAGTGCCTGTAACTAAAGTACATAAAAACCTAAAGGGTATTGAACCTTTGGAGGACCTAACATTTAAAAATATCTCTCCTGAGGATATAGATTCAGATGTTGTCTTCTGTGCCACCCCCCATGGAGTATCTATGGAGATAGTACCTGTCCTCTACGAGAAGGATGTAAGGATTATAGATCTCAGTGGAGATTATAGGTTTGAGGATATAGAGGTCTATGAGAGATGGTACGGTATAAAACACAGGGGAAAACTTGATGCAGTCTATGGTTTACCTGAACTTCATAGGGAGTCTATAAAGAGAGGAAAACTAGTTGCAAATCCTGGATGTTTCCCAACAGGGGCCATTTTACTCTTGGCACCTTTAATTAAGGAGGATGTTGTTGAGGAGAGGATAGTTATAGACTCCAAAACTGGTGTAAGTGGAGCAGGGATAACTCCTACAGATACTACCCACTTCCCCAATGTAAATGAGAATGTTATGCCCTACAAGGTTACCTCCCATAGACACACACCAGAGATAGAGAAAGAGTTGAAGAAGTTATCAGAAAGAGATATAAGGGTATTTTTTACACCCCATTTAGTACCTATTACAAGGGGCATACTTACAACGGCCCATGTATTCCTACGTGAGGAGATGGATAAGGAGGTATTGATGGAGATATATAGAAAGTTCTACAGGGGAGAACCATTTATAAGGATACTTGAGGAGGGCATGCCCTCTTTAACTGGGGTTAGAGGTAGTAACTTCTGTGATATTGCCCTCGAGGTGGATAGGGATAGGAGGGTAGTTTTAATCTCTGCAATAGACAACCTTGTTAAGGGAGCCAGTGGTCAAGGAGTCCAGAACATGAATATAATAATGGGATTCGATGAGAGGGAGGGATTATGGTTTGGGGGCTTAGCACCTTAA
- the cfbD gene encoding Ni-sirohydrochlorin a,c-diamide reductive cyclase catalytic subunit: MILHPRPSPIAASMYQLRDVGADAIILHGPSGCSFRTARLLELDGVRVFTTGMDENDFIFGGSEKLESTVRYVIDYLKKHKKKERHIIGIVGTCPSMIIGEDLHLPCKRYSDDSVIIVPVEVHSGMGDNTIGAIKTMEACLNAGLIDEKEFKRQKYILQKATEVEKKRGMAKNRYLKPTYEDDLEEVIKTVKNLEKGAKVVCVLNAKKETGYLFAHPLIEINRYMERRGIEVINIANLDPNVGLKKIREDANNILREYRKRNIDIDYITGGLDEYPISGERVVDILKEIGGDLVVVSGVPHAVPIEEIKDNGITVGISDGPRLYYPIKEIYHYSVIELDAHAKVLGRRTLVKSRFGEVLRCISDIN, from the coding sequence ATGATACTACATCCTAGGCCTTCACCGATAGCTGCATCTATGTATCAACTAAGAGATGTAGGAGCAGATGCTATAATACTTCATGGCCCAAGTGGATGTTCCTTTAGAACTGCTAGGTTGTTGGAGTTAGATGGTGTTAGAGTATTTACAACTGGAATGGATGAGAATGACTTCATATTTGGAGGGAGTGAAAAGTTAGAGAGTACTGTAAGATACGTTATAGATTATCTGAAAAAACATAAGAAGAAGGAGAGGCATATCATAGGTATAGTGGGCACCTGTCCCAGTATGATAATTGGAGAGGATCTCCATCTACCCTGTAAGAGGTACTCTGACGACAGTGTTATCATTGTTCCAGTAGAGGTACATAGTGGTATGGGAGACAATACAATAGGGGCTATAAAAACTATGGAAGCCTGCTTAAATGCAGGTTTAATAGATGAGAAGGAGTTCAAAAGACAGAAGTACATACTTCAAAAGGCTACAGAGGTGGAGAAAAAAAGGGGAATGGCTAAGAATAGATACTTAAAACCTACCTACGAGGACGACCTGGAGGAGGTTATAAAGACTGTTAAAAATTTAGAGAAAGGTGCAAAGGTAGTCTGTGTACTAAATGCCAAGAAAGAGACTGGATATCTCTTTGCCCATCCCTTAATAGAGATCAACAGATATATGGAGAGGAGAGGAATAGAGGTAATAAACATAGCCAACTTAGATCCAAATGTAGGTCTTAAAAAGATAAGGGAGGATGCCAACAACATACTTAGGGAGTACAGGAAAAGAAACATAGATATAGATTACATTACGGGGGGATTAGACGAGTACCCTATAAGTGGGGAGAGGGTTGTAGATATACTGAAGGAGATTGGAGGAGATTTAGTGGTGGTCTCTGGAGTGCCCCATGCAGTACCTATTGAAGAGATAAAGGATAATGGAATAACTGTAGGTATAAGTGACGGTCCTAGACTCTACTATCCAATAAAGGAGATTTATCACTACAGTGTAATTGAGTTAGATGCCCATGCAAAGGTGTTAGGTAGGAGAACCTTAGTAAAGTCTAGATTTGGTGAAGTGTTAAGGTGTATTTCAGATATAAACTAA
- a CDS encoding HesB-like protein produces the protein MIPVKISEDALKFIKEKVEETGIDTLVISFEGFGUGGPKFNISLKTPGKGDELIYDGEFKIYLDKIGRQFLNEIDLTLKKSLFYGKYLALKNAGRRLC, from the coding sequence ATGATACCTGTTAAAATATCTGAGGATGCTTTAAAGTTTATAAAAGAAAAAGTTGAAGAGACTGGAATCGATACCTTAGTAATATCCTTTGAAGGTTTTGGATGAGGGGGTCCTAAGTTCAATATAAGTTTGAAAACTCCCGGTAAAGGGGACGAACTAATATACGATGGAGAGTTTAAAATCTATCTTGACAAGATAGGAAGACAATTCCTCAATGAGATAGATCTAACTCTGAAAAAGTCCCTATTCTACGGTAAATACCTTGCCCTTAAAAATGCCGGGAGAAGATTATGCTAG
- a CDS encoding CDC48 family AAA ATPase, with translation MTEVELTVAEAYQGDVGKGIVRVDPEIMEKLDLKPGDVVEIAGKSKAYATVLRGYLEDKGRGIIRMDGILRQNAKAGLGDKVKIKKVEIKEATKVVLAPMQPIRFSGGFEEYVKSRLIGQVVSKGSKVMIGVLGTAIPFIVVSTTPKGVVKITELTKVELKEEPVSEVKEAKIPDITYEDIGGLKEEVNKIREMVELPMRHPELFEKLGIEPPKGVLLVGPPGTGKTLLAKAVANEAGANFYSINGPEIMSKYVGETEENLRKIFKEAEENAPSIIFIDEIDAIAPKRDEASGEVERRMVAQLLTLMDGLESRGQVVVIAATNRPDALDPALRRPGRFDREITIGVPDKKGRLEILQIHTRNMPLAKDVDLEYLAEITHGFVGADLAALCKEAAMKTLRRILPDLDLEKEEIPKEILDKIEVTMEDFKEALKEVEPSALREVLVEVPDVKWEDIGGLEDVKQELREAVEWPLKHKDVFERMGIRPPKGILLFGPPGTGKTLLAKAVANESDANFISVKGPEIFSKWVGESEKAIREIFRKARQAAPTVIFFDEIDSIAPRRGRDLGGSDVTEKVVNQLLTELDGLEEPKDVVVIAATNRPDILDPALLRPGRLDRVLLVPLPDKKARLEIFKVHTRKMPLAEDVDLEKLAEKTEGYTGADIEAICREAAMIALRENINAEKVEMRHFEEAMKKIRPSVRKEDMEIYKRLAEEYGRGTTERISSNKDYSEYHR, from the coding sequence ATGACAGAAGTAGAGTTAACTGTAGCAGAGGCTTATCAGGGGGATGTTGGTAAAGGGATTGTAAGAGTAGATCCTGAAATCATGGAAAAATTGGACCTAAAACCTGGAGATGTTGTAGAGATAGCAGGTAAGTCAAAGGCTTACGCTACTGTATTGAGAGGATATTTAGAGGATAAAGGAAGGGGCATTATAAGGATGGATGGTATTCTAAGACAAAATGCTAAGGCAGGACTTGGAGATAAGGTTAAAATAAAGAAGGTAGAGATCAAAGAGGCTACAAAGGTAGTACTTGCTCCAATGCAGCCTATTAGATTCAGTGGTGGGTTTGAAGAGTACGTTAAAAGTAGATTAATTGGTCAGGTAGTAAGTAAGGGATCTAAAGTAATGATAGGTGTACTTGGTACCGCTATTCCATTTATAGTAGTTTCAACAACACCTAAGGGCGTTGTTAAAATAACAGAGTTAACAAAGGTTGAATTGAAGGAGGAGCCAGTATCAGAGGTTAAGGAGGCAAAAATACCAGACATAACCTACGAAGATATAGGTGGACTGAAAGAGGAGGTTAACAAGATTAGGGAGATGGTAGAACTCCCAATGAGACACCCAGAGTTGTTCGAGAAACTTGGTATAGAGCCACCTAAGGGGGTACTCCTTGTAGGACCACCTGGAACAGGTAAGACTCTCCTTGCAAAGGCTGTTGCAAATGAGGCAGGGGCCAACTTCTACAGTATAAACGGTCCAGAAATAATGAGTAAATACGTAGGGGAGACTGAGGAGAACCTGAGGAAGATATTCAAGGAGGCTGAAGAGAACGCACCATCTATAATATTCATAGACGAGATAGACGCTATAGCACCAAAGAGAGATGAGGCCAGTGGAGAAGTTGAGAGGAGAATGGTTGCACAACTTCTAACCTTGATGGATGGTCTCGAGAGTAGAGGGCAAGTTGTAGTTATAGCTGCAACTAACAGACCAGATGCACTAGATCCAGCATTGAGAAGACCAGGTAGATTTGACAGGGAGATCACAATAGGAGTTCCAGATAAGAAGGGTAGGTTGGAGATACTTCAGATACACACGAGAAACATGCCATTGGCTAAGGACGTAGATCTTGAGTACTTAGCAGAAATCACCCATGGATTTGTAGGGGCAGATCTCGCTGCACTGTGTAAGGAGGCTGCAATGAAGACATTAAGGAGAATACTCCCAGACTTAGATCTTGAGAAAGAGGAAATACCTAAAGAAATCCTAGATAAGATAGAGGTAACAATGGAGGACTTCAAGGAGGCACTGAAGGAGGTAGAACCTTCTGCTCTAAGGGAGGTTCTTGTAGAGGTTCCAGATGTGAAGTGGGAGGATATTGGTGGATTGGAGGATGTAAAGCAGGAGTTGAGGGAGGCTGTTGAGTGGCCACTGAAACACAAAGACGTATTTGAAAGAATGGGTATAAGACCTCCTAAGGGGATATTACTCTTCGGACCACCTGGAACAGGTAAGACTCTCCTTGCAAAGGCTGTTGCAAATGAGTCTGATGCAAACTTCATAAGTGTAAAGGGACCTGAGATATTCTCCAAGTGGGTTGGAGAGAGTGAGAAGGCAATAAGGGAGATATTCAGAAAGGCTAGACAGGCTGCTCCAACAGTAATATTCTTCGACGAGATAGACAGTATAGCTCCAAGAAGAGGTAGAGACCTTGGAGGTAGCGATGTAACTGAGAAGGTAGTTAACCAGTTGCTAACTGAATTAGACGGTCTCGAAGAGCCTAAAGATGTAGTGGTAATCGCTGCAACTAACAGACCTGATATACTAGATCCAGCACTTCTAAGACCTGGAAGGTTGGACAGGGTACTGTTAGTACCACTACCAGATAAGAAGGCAAGGTTGGAGATATTCAAGGTTCACACTAGAAAGATGCCCCTTGCAGAGGACGTAGATCTTGAGAAGTTGGCAGAGAAGACAGAGGGATACACTGGAGCAGATATAGAGGCTATATGTAGAGAGGCTGCAATGATAGCACTGAGGGAGAACATCAATGCAGAGAAGGTAGAGATGAGACACTTCGAGGAGGCTATGAAGAAGATAAGACCATCTGTAAGAAAGGAGGATATGGAGATATACAAGAGGTTGGCAGAGGAGTACGGAAGGGGAACAACAGAGAGAATCTCCAGTAATAAGGACTATTCAGAGTACCATAGATAA
- the purQ gene encoding phosphoribosylformylglycinamidine synthase I, producing MNIAVIKFLGTNCEEDVYRSIKLAGGYPEIVWFTERDLSRFDGAVIPGGFSYGDYLRAGAIGARTPVIEGLRDMIEMGKPVLGICNGAQIGLEAGFSKGALTNNINWRFVCKWVYLRVENNKTPFTKGYKKGEVIRMPIAHAEGRFYIDEDGLQEMYKKKMIVFKYCNEDGEVTEDANPNGSIDNIAGVCNEKGNCVLLMPHPERASEEILGSTDGLLMFKCMLEK from the coding sequence ATGAATATCGCAGTGATAAAGTTCCTAGGTACAAACTGTGAAGAAGACGTCTATCGTAGTATAAAATTAGCAGGAGGATATCCAGAGATTGTATGGTTCACAGAGAGGGATCTAAGTAGATTTGATGGCGCAGTTATTCCTGGAGGTTTCTCCTATGGAGACTACCTAAGGGCAGGTGCCATAGGTGCTAGGACACCTGTAATAGAGGGATTGAGGGATATGATAGAGATGGGAAAACCAGTTTTAGGTATCTGTAATGGTGCCCAGATAGGATTGGAGGCAGGATTTTCAAAGGGTGCACTTACTAACAACATCAACTGGAGGTTTGTATGTAAGTGGGTTTATCTAAGGGTAGAGAATAATAAAACTCCTTTTACAAAGGGATATAAAAAAGGAGAGGTTATAAGGATGCCTATAGCCCATGCAGAGGGCAGATTTTACATAGATGAAGATGGTCTCCAGGAGATGTATAAAAAGAAGATGATCGTATTTAAATACTGTAACGAAGATGGAGAGGTCACTGAAGACGCCAACCCTAACGGTTCCATAGACAACATAGCAGGAGTATGCAACGAGAAGGGTAACTGTGTCCTACTGATGCCTCACCCTGAGAGAGCCTCAGAGGAAATACTTGGCTCCACAGATGGACTTCTAATGTTTAAATGTATGTTGGAGAAGTGA
- the leuS gene encoding leucine--tRNA ligase, translating into MAVDFVKIGEKWQNRWERDRIFEVDAGDPEDKNKFFITAAFPYLNGVLHAGHLRTFTIPEVVARYQRMKGKRVLWTMGYHVSGTPIIGLAELIKKRDKKTLIAYNKLHNIPMETLLKLESPEAIVEYFSKRATNAFKKMGFSLDWRRNFTTDDETFKKFIEWQFLKLKEKGYIKKGSHPVRYCPCCDNPVEDHDLLEGEDATLVEYILIKFKGKIEINGKEEECIIPMATLRPETVFGVVNAWINPDGKYLVVKVYSEVDEEGKLEYRGIWIVSEESAEKLRNQGRVVEVIREIKGEELVGKTVINPVNNREVPIYPAKFVDTSVGTGCVMSVPAHAPYDYVALRDYYRSVGKELRDEDLIPLIKLENYGKYPAKEIVEKMGIKNQEEREKLEEATSKIYKEEYHKGILNENCGEYSGMPVREVKDVITRDLLEKGIGEVLYEFSEPNVVCRCGSRCVVKLVKGQWFITYSDKEWKKLAHKCVDRMEFIPESLRKEFHNKIDWMKDKACARRRGLGTRLPFDKDWVIESLSDSTIYMAYYTIGKTINMHNIKEEQLTPQLFDYIFYGKGDIEEISETTKIPKELIEEMRREFLYFYPLDWRCSAKDLISNHLTFMIFNHVALFPEEFWPRGIVVNGYVTIEGKKLSKSKGPLLPVEEVAERYGPDVGRFYITTCAELPHDADVKFKEIEKVKDNLEKFYQFAQEVADVSPENLNYDELSIIDKYLLHRLHKSIKIADESYRTFQLRKVGVLFYQLINDLRWYRRRGGDNKKLLRLVAETWTKILAPITPHLCEEIWELFGKKTYISLETFPVAEEKYIDDTLELGEEFLVSTIEDIRRIVEIAKIEPKRIYLYTAESWKYEVLKIMNENRDKGIKELIPIIMKNPEFRRYGKEIPKLVRDLMEVGVKPVINEEEILKDGKSLIEREFGCEVIINGEDKNNKKRQAIPYRVAIYLEN; encoded by the coding sequence ATGGCAGTAGATTTCGTCAAAATCGGTGAGAAATGGCAGAATAGATGGGAAAGGGATAGAATATTCGAAGTAGATGCAGGAGACCCAGAGGATAAAAACAAGTTCTTTATAACTGCAGCCTTCCCATATCTTAACGGAGTTCTCCACGCTGGACATCTGAGGACATTTACCATACCGGAGGTTGTGGCAAGGTATCAGAGGATGAAGGGGAAGAGGGTACTCTGGACTATGGGATATCATGTAAGTGGAACACCTATCATAGGTTTAGCAGAACTTATAAAGAAGAGGGATAAAAAAACACTGATAGCATACAACAAATTACATAATATACCTATGGAGACACTTTTAAAGTTAGAGAGTCCTGAGGCTATAGTAGAATACTTCTCCAAGAGGGCAACCAACGCCTTTAAAAAGATGGGATTCTCCCTAGACTGGAGGAGGAACTTCACAACAGACGACGAGACATTTAAGAAGTTTATAGAGTGGCAGTTTCTAAAGTTGAAGGAGAAAGGGTACATAAAAAAAGGTTCTCATCCAGTTAGATACTGTCCATGTTGTGATAACCCAGTTGAGGATCACGATCTCCTAGAGGGAGAGGATGCAACACTTGTAGAGTATATTCTCATTAAGTTTAAGGGTAAGATAGAGATAAATGGTAAGGAGGAGGAGTGTATAATACCTATGGCTACCCTCAGGCCAGAGACTGTCTTTGGAGTGGTAAACGCCTGGATAAATCCAGATGGAAAGTACCTTGTAGTTAAGGTGTACAGTGAAGTTGATGAGGAAGGTAAGTTAGAGTATAGAGGTATCTGGATAGTTAGTGAGGAATCTGCTGAGAAGTTAAGGAACCAGGGTAGAGTTGTAGAGGTTATTAGGGAGATAAAGGGAGAAGAACTTGTAGGGAAAACTGTAATAAACCCTGTAAATAACAGGGAGGTACCTATATATCCTGCTAAGTTCGTAGATACTTCTGTTGGTACTGGATGTGTTATGAGTGTCCCTGCCCATGCACCTTACGACTATGTGGCCCTTAGGGACTACTATAGAAGTGTAGGTAAAGAGTTGAGGGATGAGGATCTTATACCACTTATAAAGTTGGAAAACTATGGGAAGTATCCTGCAAAGGAGATAGTGGAGAAGATGGGTATAAAGAATCAGGAGGAGAGGGAGAAGTTAGAGGAGGCTACAAGTAAGATCTACAAGGAGGAGTATCACAAGGGAATACTTAACGAGAACTGTGGTGAATACAGTGGAATGCCTGTTAGGGAGGTTAAGGATGTTATTACAAGAGATCTTTTAGAAAAAGGAATTGGAGAAGTTCTCTACGAGTTTTCAGAGCCTAATGTTGTCTGTAGATGTGGATCTAGATGTGTTGTGAAGTTAGTTAAGGGACAGTGGTTTATCACCTACTCCGATAAGGAGTGGAAGAAGTTAGCCCATAAATGCGTAGATAGGATGGAGTTTATCCCAGAATCCTTAAGAAAGGAGTTCCACAACAAGATAGACTGGATGAAGGATAAGGCATGTGCAAGGAGGAGGGGTCTTGGTACGAGACTACCTTTCGATAAAGACTGGGTGATAGAGAGTCTCTCAGACAGTACTATCTATATGGCCTACTACACCATAGGGAAGACTATAAACATGCACAATATAAAGGAGGAGCAACTTACTCCTCAACTCTTCGATTACATATTCTACGGTAAGGGAGATATAGAGGAGATCTCAGAGACGACAAAGATCCCTAAGGAGTTAATAGAGGAGATGAGGAGGGAGTTCCTCTACTTCTATCCATTAGATTGGAGGTGCTCCGCCAAGGATCTAATATCCAACCACTTAACATTTATGATATTTAACCACGTTGCACTCTTTCCAGAGGAGTTCTGGCCTAGAGGTATCGTGGTAAATGGGTACGTCACCATAGAGGGTAAGAAACTCTCGAAGTCTAAGGGACCTCTCCTTCCAGTGGAGGAGGTTGCAGAGAGGTACGGACCAGATGTTGGAAGGTTCTACATTACCACCTGTGCAGAACTTCCACATGATGCAGATGTAAAGTTTAAGGAGATAGAGAAGGTTAAGGATAACTTAGAGAAATTTTATCAGTTTGCCCAGGAGGTAGCAGATGTCTCTCCAGAGAATCTGAACTATGATGAGTTAAGTATTATAGATAAGTACCTCCTCCATAGACTTCATAAATCTATAAAAATTGCAGATGAATCATATAGGACCTTCCAACTTAGAAAGGTAGGTGTCCTATTCTACCAGTTGATCAACGACTTAAGATGGTACAGGAGAAGAGGAGGAGATAATAAAAAACTACTTAGATTAGTTGCAGAGACATGGACAAAGATCCTTGCACCGATAACGCCTCATCTCTGTGAGGAGATATGGGAACTCTTTGGAAAGAAAACATACATCTCCTTGGAAACCTTCCCAGTGGCAGAGGAGAAATATATAGATGATACCTTAGAGTTAGGAGAGGAGTTTTTAGTTTCAACTATAGAGGATATAAGGAGGATAGTTGAGATAGCAAAGATAGAACCTAAGAGAATATACCTCTATACCGCAGAGAGTTGGAAGTACGAGGTACTTAAGATAATGAACGAAAACAGGGATAAGGGTATTAAGGAGTTGATACCTATAATAATGAAGAATCCAGAATTTAGAAGGTATGGGAAAGAGATACCAAAACTGGTAAGGGATCTTATGGAAGTAGGTGTAAAACCTGTAATTAATGAGGAGGAGATACTCAAAGATGGAAAATCCCTAATTGAGAGGGAGTTTGGATGTGAAGTTATAATAAACGGTGAAGACAAAAATAACAAAAAGAGACAGGCGATACCTTACAGGGTGGCTATATATTTAGAGAACTAG
- a CDS encoding dihydroneopterin aldolase family protein: MRIEEKDLFKSYFKNLTPRERAVFEGGITLGALFHQFIGTPVSLKNKEILERSIEESMKNQPCVEDISVKIVGDLEKDEYVSLDGKMLDVKLKVRVENTVAYLRLRYIEELNYPLMYVEKIEEE; this comes from the coding sequence ATGAGAATAGAAGAAAAAGATTTATTCAAAAGTTATTTTAAAAATCTTACTCCAAGGGAGAGGGCGGTATTTGAGGGAGGCATCACCTTGGGAGCCCTATTCCACCAGTTCATAGGTACTCCTGTGAGTTTAAAAAATAAGGAGATACTGGAGAGATCTATAGAGGAATCTATGAAGAATCAGCCCTGTGTCGAAGATATATCTGTTAAGATAGTGGGAGATTTGGAAAAGGATGAATATGTATCTTTAGATGGGAAAATGTTAGATGTAAAGTTAAAGGTGAGAGTAGAGAATACAGTTGCATACTTGAGATTGAGATATATTGAGGAGTTAAACTATCCTTTAATGTACGTTGAAAAGATAGAGGAGGAATGA
- the metG gene encoding methionine--tRNA ligase translates to MGEKYLITTALAYTNGPLHLGHVRSTYIPADVMRRYLKIIGKDVIHVGGTDNHGVPITITAEKEGVSPEEIVNKYHKEIKRDLDSLSIEFDSYGKTHSEIHIKTAQEFYLKLKENGYIYEKEIEQFYCPHCKKFLADRYVEGTCPYCGGEARGDHCEVCGRHLEPTKLIDPYCVICKGTPEIRRTKHRFFKLSALSEELREYIKNSKIPDYVKNMAYRWIEELHDWDISRDIDWGVPLPDDDSQVMYVWLEAPIGYISFTKMLGDVWKDYWLKERGKDVNIWHFIGKDIAIHHSVFWPGMLIAHGEYNLPTSVISGGYLTLEKKKMSTSKRWVVWVKDFIRYFHPDYLRYFLMINAPLNKDCDFSFEEFQKRINTELIAIIGNFIHRTLVFTYRKFKRMVKVDEDQLKEEDLKLLERCKEIRERYHKHMMEFNFKEALMDIIHLAQEGNNYFQRMEPWNVKEEERLKEILYTCGVTVKYIVYLLYPFMPNKCMEILDIMNEELDLNIRGNELKKVKVVFKKIEDKEVELAKKEILNIKDKEEDNMITIDDFAKLDLRIGKILEAEEIPKSKKLLKLIVDIGDEKRQIVAGIKGHYTPEELVGKKVVVLCNLKPAKLCGVESQGMILAGGEETVALLVPDRDIPVGSKIK, encoded by the coding sequence ATGGGTGAGAAGTACTTAATTACAACAGCCTTGGCATATACCAACGGGCCACTACATCTAGGACATGTCAGGAGTACCTACATACCTGCAGATGTTATGAGAAGATATTTGAAGATTATAGGTAAGGACGTTATACATGTTGGGGGTACTGACAACCATGGAGTTCCTATTACTATAACTGCAGAAAAAGAAGGCGTCAGTCCCGAGGAGATCGTAAATAAGTACCACAAGGAGATAAAGAGGGATCTAGATAGTTTAAGTATAGAATTCGACAGTTATGGGAAGACCCACAGTGAAATCCATATAAAAACTGCCCAGGAGTTCTATCTAAAACTAAAAGAAAATGGCTACATCTACGAGAAGGAGATCGAGCAGTTCTACTGTCCTCACTGTAAGAAGTTCTTAGCAGATAGGTACGTTGAAGGTACCTGTCCCTACTGTGGAGGTGAGGCTAGGGGGGATCACTGTGAGGTATGTGGGAGACACTTAGAGCCTACGAAGTTGATAGATCCCTACTGTGTAATCTGTAAAGGTACTCCAGAGATAAGGAGGACTAAACATAGGTTCTTTAAGTTAAGTGCCCTAAGTGAAGAATTAAGGGAATATATTAAGAACTCCAAGATACCAGATTACGTCAAGAATATGGCATATAGATGGATAGAGGAACTCCACGACTGGGATATCTCCAGGGATATAGATTGGGGTGTCCCTCTACCAGATGATGATAGTCAGGTTATGTACGTATGGTTGGAGGCACCAATTGGGTATATATCCTTTACAAAGATGTTGGGAGATGTCTGGAAGGACTACTGGTTAAAGGAGAGAGGCAAGGACGTAAATATATGGCACTTCATAGGGAAGGATATCGCCATTCACCATTCAGTGTTTTGGCCAGGTATGTTAATAGCCCATGGTGAGTACAACCTCCCAACCTCGGTGATAAGTGGAGGTTATCTAACATTGGAGAAGAAGAAGATGAGTACAAGTAAGAGATGGGTTGTTTGGGTGAAGGACTTTATAAGATACTTCCATCCAGATTACCTAAGATACTTCTTAATGATCAACGCACCTCTCAATAAGGACTGTGATTTCTCCTTTGAAGAGTTTCAGAAGAGGATAAACACCGAATTAATTGCAATTATAGGAAACTTCATCCACAGAACACTTGTATTTACATACAGGAAGTTCAAGAGGATGGTAAAGGTAGATGAAGATCAATTAAAAGAGGAGGATCTGAAATTATTGGAGAGATGTAAGGAGATAAGAGAGAGATACCATAAACATATGATGGAGTTCAACTTCAAGGAGGCACTTATGGATATTATCCACCTTGCACAGGAGGGTAATAACTACTTCCAGAGGATGGAGCCCTGGAATGTAAAGGAGGAGGAGAGACTTAAGGAGATCCTCTACACCTGTGGAGTAACTGTGAAGTATATAGTGTATCTCCTCTATCCATTTATGCCTAACAAGTGTATGGAGATCTTGGATATAATGAACGAGGAGTTAGATCTTAATATAAGAGGTAACGAGTTGAAGAAGGTAAAGGTGGTGTTTAAAAAGATAGAGGATAAAGAGGTAGAACTTGCCAAAAAGGAGATACTGAATATAAAGGATAAAGAGGAGGATAATATGATCACAATCGACGACTTTGCAAAACTCGATCTCAGGATCGGTAAAATACTTGAGGCAGAGGAGATTCCTAAATCAAAGAAACTTTTAAAGTTGATAGTGGATATTGGAGATGAGAAGAGGCAGATAGTCGCCGGTATAAAGGGCCACTATACTCCAGAGGAACTTGTAGGTAAGAAAGTGGTAGTCCTCTGTAATCTAAAACCTGCTAAGTTATGTGGTGTGGAATCTCAGGGGATGATATTGGCAGGAGGGGAGGAGACCGTAGCGCTTTTAGTACCTGATAGGGATATTCCTGTAGGGAGTAAGATTAAATAG